Genomic DNA from Corynebacterium kroppenstedtii:
TATCAATATCAACTCGTCGGAGAAGAGCCATAGCCCGATCCTTAGCTTGGGCCTTGCTCCGTTTCCGCACTTTGATAGGGCCGAGAGTGACATTGTCGAGGATCGTCTTGTGCGAAAACAGATTGAATTGTTGGAAAACCATGCCGACTTCCGCTCTCAGCCGAGTTAGACTCTTTCCTTCTTCGGGAAGTACCTCACCATCAATCACGATCTCACCATCGTCGATAGTCTCGAGTCGGTTAAGTGTTCGGCATAAAGTTGATTTCCCCGAACCCGAGGGACCAAGAATGACCACGACCTGTCCTGCCGGAATTGTCAGATTGATATCACGGAGTGCGTGGTAGTCACCGAAATACTTGTTGACATGGGACAAAGAGATCATCGGCGGGCGATGCCCAGGATCTTTGGTAACCGTTTCAGCGTCGGGATAAAGTGCAGAATTGTCTGCAGCGTCTGCGGGAGTGGACTCGTGTGCGGGAATGGACTGTAGCGACGGCGCTGTGTCGTCGGATCCGGAAACTTCTGGCATACGGAAAAACTTAAAGGGTTTTTTAGCCAAAGCTGTGTGGGAAACAAAAACTTAACAACACCGTAACCAATTCCCCGTCTGTCGGGGGTGACCAGTACGATAGTGCGCGATGAACGGCACAACCCCTGATATGTCAATAAACCATGTAAAGACCATGAACCATTTTACTGCTTCGCCTCATCCAACGGTTTCGACGATGACCACCCGCCCACGCACTTACGAGGTGCGCACATTCGGGTGCCAGATGAATGTGCATGACTCAGAACGCCTGGCTGGGCTTTTGGAGGAAGCCGGCTACGTACCCGTCGGTAGTGACGACTCTGCCGATGTCGTTGTATTCAACACGTGTGCAGTGCGTGAAAATGCGGATAATCGGTTGTATGGCACGTTAGGCCAACTGAAATCGGTCAAAGATACAAAGCCTGACATGCAAATTGCGGTCGGGGGATGTATGGCGCAAAAGGATAAAGACGTCGTTGTGAAGCGAGCCCCGTGGGTCGATGTCGTGTTCGGTACCCACAACATTGGGAAGCTACCAACACTCTTGGCACGTGCTGCTCACAATCACGAAGCCCAGGTGGAAATTGCCGACGCTCTAGAGCAGTTCCCCTCCGTTCTTCCCGCGAAACGTGATTCTGCCTATTCCGGGTGGGTTAGCGTTTCTGTTGGATGCAATAACACCTGCACGTTTTGCATTGTCCCCAGCCTCCGCGGGAAAGAAAAAGACCGCCGTCCAGGTGATATTTTGGCGGAAGTACAAACTCTTGTCGACGACGGCGTTAGTGAAGTGACACTGCTTGGCCAGAACGTCAACGCGTATGGAGTCCACTTTGAGGACCCGACGCTAGAGCGTGACCGCAGCGCATTTTCAAAACTGTTGCGCGCATGTGGTGATATCGAGGGCCTGGAGCGCGTTCGCTTTACCAGCCCCCATCCTGCCGAGTTCACCTCTGACGTCATCGATGCGATGGCGGAGACCCACAATGTATGCCCTCAACTTCATATGCCGTTGCAGTCAGGCTCAGACAAAGTTCTCAAGGAGATGCGTCGCTCCTATCGCACGAAGCGTTTTATGAGAATTCTGGACGAAGTACGTGAGAAACTCCCTCATGCCTCGATTACGACCGACATTATTGTTGGTTTTCCTGGAGAAACTGAGGAAGATTTCCAGCAGACGCTCGATCTCGTTGAAAAAGCACGGTTCACGAGTGCGTATACGTTCCAGTATTCGCCGCGTCCGGGGACGCCAGCCGCGGCGATGGATGATCAAGTACCGAAAGCAGTGGTGCAGGATCGGTATGAGCGGTTGGTTGAGGTTCAAGAGCGAATCAGCGCCGAACTCAATTCTGAGCTGGTTGGGGATGTCGTTGAGGTTCTTGTGCAGGCTGACGACGGGCGTCGGTCCGCTCAAACACATCGTTTATCAGGAAGAACGCGCGACGGTCGTCTGGTGCACTTTGCCCCTGATGCTGCGTCGATGGAAAAGACAGCCCGAGCATGGAATTCCATCGGAGCAACCCCTATGGCGCATCCGATGAACCCCCGCGGAATGGCGGTCGAAGAATGTGTGAAACCGGGTGTCGATCAGTCGATCCGGGCGGGAGACGTGGTGTGGGTACGTATCACTGATTCACGCTCTCACTTCCTGTTATCCGACTCGGGCGTCCTTGCTCACCGTCGTATGCCGGCAGGGGACCGGACCGAAGCTTCCTCCGCCCCAGCGCCCCGCGGCGTTGGTCTGGGAATGCCGACGGTCAAGACGATGAAAAGGTAGACAAGCTTCGTACGCATCACGAATGAGATTTACGGATTAGGGTAAGAGACATGGCAATGAAGAAGAGGTCTCGGCGCAGCGATGGCGACGGCTCGGCTCAGCGGCATCAACCTTCGAAAAAACCCCAAGAGATGACGGCCGAGGAGCGCAAAGAAGCGCTTCAAGCTTTCGGGGAAAGCAAACGTGCCAACATCAACGTGGAAGAACGCCTGGCGTCGAAAACCGTGGTCCTCAACCGCCAGCTTCCTTTTTTCTTGCTCGGGATGTTGGGGACGTTATTCGCCATTTTCCTCCCGCACTCGGGGAGTGTGTACGGCTTTGACGTCCTGTTTTACTCTGACCGCGCTCAAGAGATGGTCACGACGTGGCCCGAGCGCATCTATGTATGGTTGGCGCTGGTAGGGGGAATCTTCTTACCCATTGGAGTAATCGTCTCACGATCAACTCTCGTCGCTTGGGTCGCGTGGGTTGTGTCCGGAGTTGCCTGGGTATACGGTATTTTCGCGATCTGGATGCGGCAGTCACGCCCACCAACAGAGCCGGGATCTGGGCCGTCGTACGGGCTGATCGTTGGTTTCGTCGCGATCATCGTTATTTTCGCAACCATCTCCACGGTCGTTTTCCGTCGATCAGTTTTACAACGCGTTTTGGCAGAAATTCGGCGCGAAGAAGCTGACCGTGATGATGAAGCACGGGCAGCCCAGCAGCATCTTCGGACGGGTTTAGCTGTTCAGGAATATAGGGAGCCGGTTGATAACCGACGTGCACGCGCGAAAGAGCGTGCACACCAAGTGGCGGAAAACCAACGCAAGCGGAACCAGCCACCCTCAGACAAATAGCGATCTCATGACTCATGAATGGAGCCCCACGACCGGTTACCCGTGGGGCTTTTTCAATTTAGCGCGTACTACTTAGTTCATCGCTTGCTGAGCAGTCTGAGCCCATTGCGCCCACTGCTCGGCTTGAGCTTTAAGGTCTGCAGCTTTCTTGCTGTTACCGGCTTTCTCGGCACTATCCGCTGCGGCCGAGAGTTCAGTGACCTTAGCCTCAAACTGGGCGACGCGAGCTTGACGTTCGGGGTCAGTCTTTCGCCATTGCTCATTCTCAACGTCATTGACCCGATTTTCCAGCGCGCGGATTTTATCCTCGAATTCCCGCACGCGGCCCCGGGGCACGTATCCGATGCTTTCCCATTGCGATTGCAATTCCCGAAGGGCTTTCTTGGCAGCGTCCAAGTTCTCCTCAGGATTAATTTTGTCGCGGTATTGCGCTATGAGCTGGTCTTTCTTCTCGGCATTGGATTCATACTCTCGGTCTTTAGCCTCGTTAACAGCCTTCCGTGCCGAGAAGAAAGTGTCTTGGGCATGGCGGAAGCGTTTCCATAGCCTGTCATCGATACCACGTGGAGCGCGGCCAGCAGCTTTCCACTCCGTCATGAGGTCGCGGAACTGATGTGCAGTTTCTCTCCACTCCGTCGAATCCTGGATTTTCTCCGCTCGTTCGCAGATATCTTCCTTGAGACGACGAGCCTCATCACGCTTCCGATCCAACTCGGCAAAATGTGCTCCGCGGCGCTGTGAAAACTGCTCACGGGCAGCAGAGAAACGCTTCCACAGGGCATCATCCGTTTTTCGGTCGATACCGTGGATGCTCTTCCACTCGTTCAGCATCTCGCGCAGGCGATCGCCGGATTCTTTCCACTCCGTCGAATCCGAACCAATACTCTCGGCCTCTGCGATGAGTTTTTCACGCTGCGCAATCGCGTTCTCTCGGCGCTGAGCCTTCTCAGTTTCGGCTTGTTTAGCGATGGTGTAGCTGTCGTCGATAATCGAGGTGAGCTGGTCATTAAGACTATCGACATCGCCAAGCGCAGCTGATTCGGCGACTTTAGCTTGCAGTTCCTCGGCAGACTTGCGAGTATTGGCAGCCTCCTCGGGGTGCGTGTGGAGACGGACGCGGAGGATATCTGCCTCAGTTTGCAGGCTATCGAAGTGCTTACCGAAGAAAGTGAAGCCCTCGCTCTTCGAGCCGGCTTTCCACTCACCGATAGCGCGCTCACCGTCGCGAGTGATTAACCAGACCGTTCCATCATCGTCGATGCGCCCGTGGTCTTCGGGGTTGTTCGTCCGACGTGGCGGTGTCGTCGTTGCTGCATGGCCAGACATGGATGCCGGTGTGGGATGAGCGCCTCGGGGTCCAGGGGTAGGCGCTGAAGGGACCGAAGAAGTAGTCATGGGCCGGTGTTCCTCACTCTTTCTTTCTTTGCCGCGCGGCACGGCTGCCAAACACAATCCACTGTTTAGACTGCACGACTTCCCGCCGAGAGTCTACCCGTTAGGGTAGTGATGTGATCGATTCTCACAAGGCTTCACCGGCTTCGCCGACCACACCGGTGACGTGTCGATGCCTAGATTCAACTGGTAGCTGCGGTGTAGAGCCTGAGATACGCCGCGAGCGCATCGTTGCGCTTCTGCCGCCTACTCCTTTGCTTCTCCCCGAAGCAACTGGTCACGCCCATTATCCGGCGCAACTCCGGAAAAAGATCGACCGGGCCCAGCAGTGGATACTACCCACGGACGATCACATCACTATTGGTTTCCACCCCGACGAGTCCATGGCTACACGTCATGTCGGTTCTCTTAAGGCATGGGGAATTGACGTGAATGTGGGGGCTGGGAAGTATTTACCTGATATCGTCCTGCGGGCCCTTCTTCGGCGGTGGGGTTACGACGGCGAGATCGTCAGCGTCGACGTTCACGACGTGCAGTTTCTCGCCGAGGATGGGACGCTGCTGGATGGGCCTCTTCTAATAGCCGCCGACGGGGGAGCGGGACTTCACCCCGACGCACCTTTGGGTGACGTGCCCGGAGCGTGGGCCCTCGAGGAGAAACTTCGGAGTTTTGTTATCGATCCCGCGGCTCAGGCGTCGGCACCATTGTTTGACGTGACTGCTGCAGAAAACTGTGGGATTGACCCGGAACCATGGATCGCGTGGGCTGACTTTTGCCGAGCCCACCCTTCCAGTGTGAGTACCCTGTATCACTGGTCCTCCATCGATGACCGCGCCGATACCACCGCCGAGCAACAGGTTGGCCCACCCGCACAGGATGGGCCGCCTGCCTATGGAGGAATAGGTTTCCATTGTGGCGTATGGCAGCTCACCACCGTGATGTAGAACAGGATGATAACGTGCCCGCATCTCTGCCTTTCCCCGTGGCCGTCGTCGGTCCCACCGCGTCGGGCAAGTCGGCATTGGGCCTTGCGCTCGCGCACCGCTATGACGGAGAGATCGTCAACGTCGATTCCATGCAGCTTTATCGGGGGATGGATATCGGTACGGCAAAGTTGACGCCTGAAGAGCGCGAGGGCATCCCGCATCATCAGCTCGACAAACTTGATGTCACCCAGCGGTCGAGCGTCGCGAAATACCAACAATCCGCCGTCGACGATGTTGAAAACATCCGTTCACGAGGGAAAACACCAATTTTGGTGGGTGGCTCCATGCTGTATGTCCAGTCGCTCGTCGATGATTGGCAGTTCCCACCCACCGATCCTGCAGTTCGGGCCAAATGGCAACAGCGCCTCGACGAGATAGGTGTTCAGCAGTTGCACAAGGAACTTGCTGCTATTGACCCAGCGGCTGCCGGCATTATCGAAGTCAATGATCCGCGTCGGACTGTCCGCGCCCTGGAAGTCATCGAATTAACAGGGAAGCCTTTCGCGGCCTCACAGCCACCCATCAACGCACCAGCCCGATGGGGAACACTCATCATCGGATTACAAACATCATCAGAATGGTTGAACCCGCGAATAGAATTACGCACCCACACCATGTTTGACCGAGGCCTTATTGACGAAGTCGACGGCCTCACCCGGCACGGGCTCATTGCACAGTCCACCGCCGGGCGAGCGATCGGATACTCCCAAGTACTTGCCATGCTGGCCGGCGACATAACAACCGATGAAGCCATATCGTCCACCATCACAGGGACCCGTCGCTATGTCAGACGACAGCGTTCGTGGTTCCGTCGCGACCCACGAACCCACTGGATCGACGCGGCAGGGGACACCGTCAGCGAAGCGACGTCGATCATCGACAACCACGTCTAGAATGGCCCCATGCCCGAACAGACAACCCCCTTCAGTAAAGGCCACGGCACAGAGAATGATTTCATCCTCCTGCCAGACTTCGACGCCGATATCGACCTCGACCCAGCACTCGTCCGGGTTTTATGTGATCGGCGCGGCGGGTTGGGTGCCGATGGTGTGATCCGCATTGCTCGCACCGAAGCTTTGATCGATAAAGGCATCATTGCACGAGAGGCTGTTGGTGAGTCCGGCGATGGGGCACCAGAAGATACACCCGAGTGGTTTATGGATTACCGCAATGCCGATGGGTCGATCGCTGAAATGTGTGGAAATGGCTCTCGCGTATTTGGGCACTATCTGTTCGCGCACAACCTCGTGAGCGATTCGCCCCATTTTTCGATTGGTACGCGAGCGGGAGTGAAGCGCTTGACCGTCGTCAATCCGGCACAAACGGCTGACTCATCAGCACGGATCGCCGTCGATATGGGACGTGTGGGCATTATTGGTCAGTCCGTAGCTGCATTTGATCGACAGAGGTTTGCCGGTGTGGGGATTGATGTAGGCAACCCCCACTTAGCGTGCGTTATTCCCGATCTTGACGACGCTGGTCTGCGCGAGCTTCCTCTTCACCTCAAGCCTGTTCTTGACGACGAGTTCTTCCCGCACGGAGCCAACGTCGAGCTTATTACTCCTCTTCACGCGGATGACAGTCGGGGTGGGGACGGCACAGTGTCGATGCGCGTCCATGAGCGCGGGTCGGGGGAGACCCGATCATGCGGGACGGGAACGGTCGCGGCAGCAGTAGCGGCCTTGGCTGACCGAGGTCAGGTCGACGGCACGGTCCACGTCGTCGTTCCTGGTGGTGAGGTCACGGTGACTATCAAGGACGAGCAGGCCACCTTGGAAGGTCCGTCGGTAATTGTTGCGTCAGGAACAATTAATATCGACCAATTGCGTGAATATGCCTCGGCGCATTATGCGCCAGCATTGCGTGGAAAAGACGACCTATAGCTAGAAGCCCCGGGAGTCCATCCATATGTGGACGGGCTAGTACGTGTCTGGCTTTCAGGAGACCGTACCACCGGGCTGTCGACTTGGCTAGCGTACTGTCGAGCCCCAACCCACGCTTCTTGTAGTTCGCGCGCCATCTCATCTGTTGCTGAGAGGATGTGCTCTAGCATGTGAATGGTGCGTGCGTGGGTAACGACACCCTCAAGATCGTCGATAAACAATTCGCTCGACACTCTGGCTTTGTGAAATCGACTAATTATAGGATTCTCCTGGTGAGAATCATCCAAGAGCGCAAAATGTACGGATCGATCGGCAACAGCCTCGACTGATGTACCATGCTGAAATGCCTCCCACTGGTCCAGAACTGCAGTGATGTCTGCAGCTGACAATTCGATAGACTGACGAACTTGTTCTTGTTCGGCGGAGAAAGTTGACGTTCGCGCGATAACGATAGCTACTACAGCGCACGCGAGGACCAGCCCAAATCCGAGCCAATGGAAAATGATGATCAAGCTCAGGGCGGTAACTATGAGGAGGGCACTCATGAGGATAAGACGCCATACATGGTCATCACGGTGATGTGATCCAAGCACCGGAGCACCATCCTTGTCGGTAGGGGAGCTAATCACTTTTAATGGCCACCACATCCGCAGCCACCGCAGCCGCATCCGCCCCCTCCACCACAGCATCCGCCAGCGTTGGTGTCAGACGCTACGGAGGCAGTAAACAGCACTCGACCAGCGACGATATTTCCTCGAGTGATGTTGTTGGCGGCGGTTTCAGGGAGGCACAGATCGATAGGGAAAGGTGCGTCTACATTAACGTGCCAGAACGATTCGCCCGTCAGCCCGTTCGTCCGTTTTTCTGCCGACTTTACGACGAGTGATACGTCTCCTGCAGCCGACGGCTCAGTATCGCCTGACCCCGCATTGACTACGGCTGCACCGTGCGAAATGACAAACCCAGTGGTTGCCCCGCCGGCATCAGAGAACGCTTTCTCGTCGGAGTAGACGTGGGTGTCAATGCCCAGGGCGGAGAGGTTAACCGTCCCCAATTGAGTTGGTTCATCAACCAGAAGCGGACCTTGGGCCAGGTTGGCAGCAATGTCACACACAATGTTGCCGTCGTCATCATGAACGCTGAGTAGCGCCAGGACGTCGGATAGCATCGAAATTTCCGCTTCGCATTCGGTCAATGCGTCAAAGCCGGCGTAAGCGGCATACGGCGGGGCAGCAAGGATGAATAGCTGTGCTCCGCTAACGTCATTAAACGCGAGCAATTGTCCACCTGATAGTTCACCGGTGACCGACAAAGTGCCGGTTGAGTAGGCTTTTTCTAAAAGCTCTTGCCAGGGGACGCCCCCCATTCCGAGTGATGTGAGCCCCGTCGTGGTACGTGCTCCGGCAGTCGGGGAGTCAGCGGGGGTTTCGGTAGGTGTGCTCATAGAAGTCGATTCTAGCTCCTTTATGAATTCAGTCGTTCACTGGTTTGTCCGCCGTGTTTGTTTGTTTCCCTTATTTTTTTGTTTATGCCCGTTTGTGTCGTGCTACCATGAAAACTGTTATAGGCCAAACGGAACCAAAATCCTGATAGACCTGGAAATAAGTTAAGGAAAACCAGACCGAGGACAACCACCCGCAGACCACCCCTCGGTGAGCCTTCCAGATGGCTCCCTCTCTCTGGCACGTATTGACGAGCGGTCACCGTGCATCGCGAAAGGTAATGCATGGTGCACCCCGATGAGGAGACCTGGAATGGGAAAGATTTCCTTGAGTCGCTCGGACCGTCACGAAATTACTTCTTCGCCCGCCATGAGCACTCTTTACGACGTGCCCCCTGGACATTCCGCAACGATTGTGGGCTCGGACGTCGATGCTCTTTTTGCCCGTCGGCTCCGTGAACTGGGCTTGCGCGAGGGCACGACCGTCCACGTGGCTCAACACGCCGCAGGCGGAGGCCGAATCGTGAAGGTACATGACGCCAGATACGCGCTTGATGCTTTTACTCTCAAGCACATTGCCATCTCGACCTCGTCATAGAGGTCATCTCCCCATGACGGTAAGGGGATTTTCGGAGGAAAAATGAATGACTCTTTAGGTCCTCAGATGGAGGGCGGTGTCGCAACGTCTAGCACGACGACGGCCACACCTACCAAGGACCTCACAACACAATTCGCCGACGCACCATCCTGTCACTGTGAAAGCCACGGAACGGCCATGGCGCCGAAGGGCTCACCGGTCATTGCGCTCGTCGGTGCGCCGAATGCCGGCAAGTCAACCTTGTTTAATGCCTTAACCGGTGCAAAAGCCAAAATGGGCAACTGGCCTGGAACGACCGTCGCAGTTTCTCGAGGTGCATGGAAAGTAAAGAAGGG
This window encodes:
- the dapF gene encoding diaminopimelate epimerase produces the protein MPEQTTPFSKGHGTENDFILLPDFDADIDLDPALVRVLCDRRGGLGADGVIRIARTEALIDKGIIAREAVGESGDGAPEDTPEWFMDYRNADGSIAEMCGNGSRVFGHYLFAHNLVSDSPHFSIGTRAGVKRLTVVNPAQTADSSARIAVDMGRVGIIGQSVAAFDRQRFAGVGIDVGNPHLACVIPDLDDAGLRELPLHLKPVLDDEFFPHGANVELITPLHADDSRGGDGTVSMRVHERGSGETRSCGTGTVAAAVAALADRGQVDGTVHVVVPGGEVTVTIKDEQATLEGPSVIVASGTINIDQLREYASAHYAPALRGKDDL
- a CDS encoding FeoA family protein, which translates into the protein MGKISLSRSDRHEITSSPAMSTLYDVPPGHSATIVGSDVDALFARRLRELGLREGTTVHVAQHAAGGGRIVKVHDARYALDAFTLKHIAISTSS
- the miaA gene encoding tRNA (adenosine(37)-N6)-dimethylallyltransferase MiaA, translating into MAAHHRDVEQDDNVPASLPFPVAVVGPTASGKSALGLALAHRYDGEIVNVDSMQLYRGMDIGTAKLTPEEREGIPHHQLDKLDVTQRSSVAKYQQSAVDDVENIRSRGKTPILVGGSMLYVQSLVDDWQFPPTDPAVRAKWQQRLDEIGVQQLHKELAAIDPAAAGIIEVNDPRRTVRALEVIELTGKPFAASQPPINAPARWGTLIIGLQTSSEWLNPRIELRTHTMFDRGLIDEVDGLTRHGLIAQSTAGRAIGYSQVLAMLAGDITTDEAISSTITGTRRYVRRQRSWFRRDPRTHWIDAAGDTVSEATSIIDNHV
- the miaB gene encoding tRNA (N6-isopentenyl adenosine(37)-C2)-methylthiotransferase MiaB codes for the protein MNHFTASPHPTVSTMTTRPRTYEVRTFGCQMNVHDSERLAGLLEEAGYVPVGSDDSADVVVFNTCAVRENADNRLYGTLGQLKSVKDTKPDMQIAVGGCMAQKDKDVVVKRAPWVDVVFGTHNIGKLPTLLARAAHNHEAQVEIADALEQFPSVLPAKRDSAYSGWVSVSVGCNNTCTFCIVPSLRGKEKDRRPGDILAEVQTLVDDGVSEVTLLGQNVNAYGVHFEDPTLERDRSAFSKLLRACGDIEGLERVRFTSPHPAEFTSDVIDAMAETHNVCPQLHMPLQSGSDKVLKEMRRSYRTKRFMRILDEVREKLPHASITTDIIVGFPGETEEDFQQTLDLVEKARFTSAYTFQYSPRPGTPAAAMDDQVPKAVVQDRYERLVEVQERISAELNSELVGDVVEVLVQADDGRRSAQTHRLSGRTRDGRLVHFAPDAASMEKTARAWNSIGATPMAHPMNPRGMAVEECVKPGVDQSIRAGDVVWVRITDSRSHFLLSDSGVLAHRRMPAGDRTEASSAPAPRGVGLGMPTVKTMKR
- a CDS encoding Rv2732c family membrane protein encodes the protein MAMKKRSRRSDGDGSAQRHQPSKKPQEMTAEERKEALQAFGESKRANINVEERLASKTVVLNRQLPFFLLGMLGTLFAIFLPHSGSVYGFDVLFYSDRAQEMVTTWPERIYVWLALVGGIFLPIGVIVSRSTLVAWVAWVVSGVAWVYGIFAIWMRQSRPPTEPGSGPSYGLIVGFVAIIVIFATISTVVFRRSVLQRVLAEIRREEADRDDEARAAQQHLRTGLAVQEYREPVDNRRARAKERAHQVAENQRKRNQPPSDK
- a CDS encoding amino acid ABC transporter ATP-binding protein, producing the protein MISLSHVNKYFGDYHALRDINLTIPAGQVVVILGPSGSGKSTLCRTLNRLETIDDGEIVIDGEVLPEEGKSLTRLRAEVGMVFQQFNLFSHKTILDNVTLGPIKVRKRSKAQAKDRAMALLRRVDIDSQAHKYPAQLSGGQQQRVAIARALAMDPKIMLFDEPTSALDPEMVNEVLDVMIELAKEGMTMVCVTHEMGFARRGADRVLFMADGAIVEDTDPESFFTNPQTDRAKDFLSKILGH
- a CDS encoding DUF349 domain-containing protein; the encoded protein is MTTSSVPSAPTPGPRGAHPTPASMSGHAATTTPPRRTNNPEDHGRIDDDGTVWLITRDGERAIGEWKAGSKSEGFTFFGKHFDSLQTEADILRVRLHTHPEEAANTRKSAEELQAKVAESAALGDVDSLNDQLTSIIDDSYTIAKQAETEKAQRRENAIAQREKLIAEAESIGSDSTEWKESGDRLREMLNEWKSIHGIDRKTDDALWKRFSAAREQFSQRRGAHFAELDRKRDEARRLKEDICERAEKIQDSTEWRETAHQFRDLMTEWKAAGRAPRGIDDRLWKRFRHAQDTFFSARKAVNEAKDREYESNAEKKDQLIAQYRDKINPEENLDAAKKALRELQSQWESIGYVPRGRVREFEDKIRALENRVNDVENEQWRKTDPERQARVAQFEAKVTELSAAADSAEKAGNSKKAADLKAQAEQWAQWAQTAQQAMN